A single Silvibacterium dinghuense DNA region contains:
- a CDS encoding alpha/beta fold hydrolase, with protein sequence MHVSACGEGAPVLFLHGMPTSGRLWDAVIARLCSQYRCITVDLPGLGRSPRAPHSLGDLRTIADQLDQIRRRQGIERWHVVGHDAGAVIAVHYAQFYSGRVDHLALLAPALFPELKPYFLIEPLRKPVVGELLAPVIRTLFWKIAMQRALEEVEDGRSLARDFYAPFAGPAGAMAFLRLVRWGQPQRLLADVPAILPRLAMPALLFHGAADPVIPAEFAQRALRLMPNASLLTLECGHFIPLCQPAAVATELGRFFAA encoded by the coding sequence ATGCACGTCTCGGCTTGTGGAGAGGGCGCACCGGTGCTCTTCCTCCACGGCATGCCGACCAGCGGCCGCCTCTGGGACGCGGTGATCGCCCGCCTCTGCTCTCAATACCGATGCATCACTGTCGATCTGCCCGGCCTTGGCCGCTCGCCCCGTGCGCCGCATTCGCTCGGCGATCTGCGCACCATTGCCGATCAACTCGACCAGATTCGCCGCCGGCAGGGGATCGAGCGCTGGCATGTCGTCGGCCACGACGCAGGCGCTGTGATCGCCGTCCACTATGCGCAGTTCTATTCCGGCCGCGTGGATCATCTCGCCCTGCTCGCACCCGCGCTCTTTCCCGAGCTCAAGCCCTATTTCCTGATCGAACCGCTGCGTAAGCCGGTCGTCGGAGAATTACTCGCGCCGGTGATCCGTACCCTCTTCTGGAAGATTGCCATGCAGCGCGCCCTCGAAGAGGTGGAAGACGGACGGAGTCTGGCCCGTGACTTCTATGCTCCCTTCGCCGGGCCAGCCGGAGCCATGGCCTTCCTGCGTCTGGTGCGCTGGGGCCAGCCGCAGCGCCTGCTCGCCGATGTCCCCGCCATCCTTCCCCGTCTTGCGATGCCCGCGCTCCTCTTTCACGGAGCTGCCGACCCGGTCATCCCCGCCGAGTTTGCCCAACGCGCCTTACGCCTGATGCCGAATGCCAGCCTGCTCACGCTCGAATGCGGCCACTTCATCCCGCTCTGCCAGCCGGCTGCGGTCGCCACCGAGCTGGGCCGCTTTTTTGCGGCCTGA
- the accD gene encoding acetyl-CoA carboxylase, carboxyltransferase subunit beta, with protein sequence MSWFRREHNNIEDTGEKTVRTEGLWVKCDSCGQVIWKADLDANLHVCPKCGFHFRMGSRARVEMLLEPGYELVDLELRSTDPLNFTDLKPYKDRLAKAQRDTGLNDAIVNAVGNLGPHPVVISAMEFSFAGGSMGAVVGETIARAIDRSLETRHPLIVISASGGARMMEGIVSLMQMAKISAGLARLDDARIPYISLLTDPTYGGVTASFAMLGDLNIAEPGALIGFAGQRVIEQTIRQKLPEGFQRSEFLLQHGFLDAVVGRKELKSYLIRALDFMQPA encoded by the coding sequence ATGTCCTGGTTTCGTCGCGAACATAACAATATTGAAGACACCGGCGAGAAGACCGTCCGCACGGAAGGCCTATGGGTGAAATGCGACTCCTGCGGCCAGGTCATCTGGAAGGCCGACCTGGATGCCAACCTCCACGTCTGCCCCAAGTGCGGTTTTCACTTCCGCATGGGCTCCCGCGCCCGTGTGGAGATGCTCCTCGAGCCTGGCTATGAGCTGGTCGACCTCGAGCTCCGCTCGACCGATCCTCTGAACTTCACCGATCTCAAGCCTTATAAGGATCGCCTGGCCAAGGCCCAGCGCGATACCGGTCTCAACGACGCCATCGTCAATGCGGTCGGCAACCTCGGTCCGCACCCGGTGGTTATCAGCGCCATGGAATTCAGCTTTGCCGGCGGCAGCATGGGAGCAGTAGTTGGCGAGACTATTGCCCGGGCCATCGACCGCTCGCTCGAGACCCGCCATCCGCTGATTGTTATCTCCGCATCGGGCGGCGCCCGCATGATGGAAGGGATCGTCAGCCTGATGCAGATGGCCAAGATCTCCGCCGGCCTCGCGCGCCTCGACGACGCCCGCATCCCCTACATTTCGCTGCTCACCGATCCTACCTACGGCGGCGTAACCGCCTCATTCGCTATGCTGGGCGACCTCAATATCGCAGAACCCGGGGCGCTGATCGGCTTCGCCGGGCAAAGGGTGATCGAGCAGACCATCCGACAGAAGCTCCCTGAGGGCTTCCAGCGCTCCGAGTTCCTGCTCCAGCACGGCTTCCTCGATGCCGTCGTCGGCCGTAAGGAGCTTAAGAGTTATCTCATCCGCGCTCTCGACTTCATGCAGCCAGCCTGA
- a CDS encoding aspartate aminotransferase family protein has product MSDTVFNPRNSLSSDEVVTLTRQHNYGTWRYQKSWKPLHIVDAEGCTFTDASGKQYLDFSAQLMCSNLGHKNQAVIRAIGEQAQKLAYIMPSYATDARAELSRLLLDVLPDGLTKFFFATSGTEANEAAFKIARMYTGKTKIIARYRSYHGSTMASIAATGDPRRWAMEPGGKGQGFLFAPEVHCYKCPIKHTYPGCGIACADYLEHMIENESDVAAVLVEPVVGTNGVLVPPPEYLPRLREICNRHGVLLIADEVMSGWGRTGEWFAVNHWGVKPDILVTAKGITSAYVPLGLCATTQTIADYFEDHFFAHGHTYEAHPITLGPAIAAIGEMQRLGLVARAKEMGAYLGEKLHALKLKHPSIGEVRGLGLFWAVDLVRDQQKKTPFNTKQDKVDGKPTVVDQVAAECMKNGVSLQAWISHFVIAPPLIIEKSQIDAAVEVFDRALTIADQAL; this is encoded by the coding sequence ATGAGCGATACCGTTTTCAATCCCCGCAACTCACTCAGCAGCGACGAAGTCGTCACTCTCACGCGGCAACACAATTACGGCACATGGCGCTATCAGAAATCATGGAAGCCGCTGCACATCGTTGATGCCGAGGGCTGCACCTTCACCGATGCATCAGGCAAACAGTATCTCGACTTCTCGGCACAGCTCATGTGCTCGAACCTGGGCCACAAGAATCAGGCCGTAATCCGGGCCATCGGCGAGCAGGCGCAGAAGCTCGCCTACATCATGCCCTCTTATGCCACCGATGCACGCGCCGAGTTAAGCCGCCTGCTCCTCGATGTCTTACCCGATGGGCTGACCAAGTTCTTCTTCGCGACATCAGGCACAGAGGCAAACGAGGCTGCCTTCAAAATCGCGCGCATGTATACGGGCAAGACGAAGATCATCGCCCGCTATCGCTCTTATCATGGTTCGACCATGGCTTCGATCGCTGCCACCGGCGACCCTCGCCGCTGGGCCATGGAGCCGGGCGGTAAAGGTCAGGGCTTTCTCTTCGCCCCCGAGGTGCACTGCTACAAGTGCCCGATCAAGCACACATATCCGGGCTGTGGCATTGCATGTGCCGATTACCTCGAGCACATGATCGAAAACGAGAGCGACGTCGCCGCAGTACTCGTCGAGCCGGTGGTTGGGACAAATGGCGTGCTTGTACCACCTCCAGAGTATTTACCGCGTCTGCGTGAAATATGTAACCGTCATGGTGTCTTATTAATTGCTGATGAAGTTATGTCTGGTTGGGGACGCACGGGCGAATGGTTCGCGGTCAATCACTGGGGCGTTAAGCCGGATATTCTCGTCACCGCCAAGGGCATCACCTCGGCCTATGTGCCACTCGGGCTCTGCGCCACCACGCAGACCATCGCCGACTACTTCGAAGATCACTTCTTCGCGCATGGCCACACCTACGAGGCGCATCCCATCACGCTCGGTCCTGCGATCGCCGCTATCGGCGAAATGCAGCGGCTCGGGCTTGTCGCACGCGCAAAGGAAATGGGCGCATATTTAGGCGAGAAGCTGCATGCCCTTAAGCTAAAGCATCCCTCCATCGGAGAGGTGCGTGGTCTCGGCCTCTTCTGGGCCGTCGATCTCGTCCGCGATCAGCAGAAGAAGACACCCTTCAACACCAAGCAGGACAAGGTCGACGGTAAGCCCACCGTCGTCGATCAGGTTGCCGCGGAATGCATGAAGAACGGTGTGTCGCTGCAGGCCTGGATCAGCCACTTTGTCATCGCTCCGCCACTCATCATCGAGAAGAGCCAGATTGATGCCGCAGTGGAAGTCTTCGATCGCGCGTTGACGATTGCAGACCAGGCACTTTGA
- a CDS encoding TonB-dependent receptor, producing MRRFDGFHARLTCVSLMLLVLLLGGGLRAAGQGITTGSIAGVVMDASGAVVQNATVTATNVGTNYHSVQQTRGDGSFSLVNMPVGSYSLIIEAQGFQKLSISLVNVIVGETNIGPQKLSVGSTSVVQVEGNATPLLDTSEAQVSNTIDSQMLQTLPFGGGFDTAALLSPGVVITHDLAFSNNNGAYGGFSSEGQSGRANNSEIDGQSNNDNSVGGPQVFFSNEDALDNVQIITNNFSAQYGRNAGSVINYVTRSGSNQIHGTAFYKYEGNWGESFAQGQKSSWQGYCLPGQQPTTSNECVTPTLTRFTDNVVGGTLGGPVLKDKLFFFGSALFNRSHYGGGATNLTSSITPTPAGLSDLTSAFPNAPGVAALVNNGPYSITTGNPQVAGVTYQVPVTYNGQTITIPFAGVTRSIPAQSNDEEVMARLDYQQGREHFFLRYFYQDDPYINASGGSSVPEGNWYNEPDHAQSIGADWEHTFTPNLVNQLRYSFQQTSILFQGGAQPNCTVNTPDQCTASIGFSGDVTPTSESDGQTPGKIGMMGFGYADNLPQGRTVKVTQVQDNATWTSGKQTILFGGEWSYQNSPNPFLPYYEGAMTFSGSSTDPTNPVMNNFLDGTTSAFTLANGTFTTKFTEPDYAAYIQDDWKATPNLTLNLGLRYEFFTQAINLLHDETVKREENAATAFWDQSLPLSVRTYPYTKPEYKNFQPRLGFAYSPESLKDKVVVRGGFAINFNPAFYNMFINAASSSPVVNNGSITGCGTTITCLPSGGVLASQVRAQNLQYIPTGGNPGSRNTTNNTSDFRNPYTESWYFGFETALGSRASLDVKYVGNHQVASFQSIDGNPYLLDIKNEFPAYANIDLCTDDTQPGYGRPDCTHANVRTRDNGGFALYNSLQFQLQTHKWHGLTTITNYSYSRTIDNTSDVFSTFAAGNSITFSENPLNPNQPERGLSGVSLKHVVSSGFHYELPFFAEEHTLVAKALGGWILGAIYTFNTGQPGTPYQYGFFGDGAGYQSYTDDTSFMNWQLSGYDVARPVLSNPKAPINKVGIYDADGSVCGGIGYYNWADCTPVSSSQVHWLRNTQALVQHLGAKSPYIGVGRNTVFSKAWSNMDLNLFKEEKVNEKLRVQLQLIMYNALNNQNLGTPDLGIDDVSDTPSGNTFEDSRWSYGHNRNTQLAIKFLF from the coding sequence ATGCGTCGTTTCGACGGTTTTCATGCACGTTTGACGTGTGTTTCTCTGATGCTGTTGGTGCTATTGCTGGGAGGCGGGCTGCGCGCGGCCGGCCAGGGAATCACAACCGGTTCCATCGCGGGTGTCGTGATGGATGCTTCCGGCGCAGTCGTACAGAACGCGACGGTAACGGCAACAAACGTAGGCACGAACTATCACTCCGTGCAGCAGACACGCGGCGACGGCTCCTTCTCGCTGGTTAATATGCCGGTTGGATCGTATTCGCTGATCATTGAAGCACAGGGCTTCCAGAAGCTCAGCATTAGCCTGGTCAATGTGATCGTTGGCGAGACCAATATCGGTCCTCAGAAGCTCAGCGTTGGAAGCACCTCGGTCGTCCAGGTCGAGGGCAATGCAACGCCACTGCTCGATACCTCGGAAGCCCAGGTCTCGAACACCATCGATTCGCAGATGCTGCAGACCCTGCCCTTCGGCGGCGGCTTCGATACGGCCGCTCTCCTAAGCCCGGGCGTCGTGATTACTCACGATCTCGCGTTCAGCAACAACAATGGCGCCTATGGCGGTTTCTCGTCGGAGGGTCAGAGCGGCCGCGCCAACAATTCGGAAATCGACGGCCAGTCGAATAACGACAACTCCGTGGGCGGCCCGCAGGTCTTCTTTTCGAATGAAGATGCTCTCGACAACGTACAGATCATCACCAATAACTTCAGCGCCCAGTATGGCCGCAACGCCGGCTCCGTTATCAACTATGTAACTCGCTCGGGCAGCAACCAGATCCACGGCACGGCGTTTTACAAATATGAGGGCAACTGGGGCGAGTCGTTCGCCCAAGGCCAGAAGAGTTCCTGGCAGGGATATTGCTTGCCCGGTCAGCAGCCCACCACTTCCAATGAGTGCGTTACGCCAACCCTGACCCGTTTCACCGATAACGTCGTCGGCGGCACGCTCGGTGGTCCGGTACTCAAGGACAAGCTGTTTTTCTTCGGCAGTGCCCTATTTAACCGCAGCCATTATGGCGGTGGCGCCACTAATCTCACCTCGTCCATTACACCCACCCCCGCAGGTCTTTCGGACCTCACGTCGGCCTTCCCCAATGCTCCCGGTGTGGCCGCATTGGTCAACAACGGACCGTACTCGATCACGACCGGCAATCCGCAGGTTGCAGGCGTCACCTACCAGGTTCCGGTCACCTACAACGGTCAGACCATCACGATTCCCTTTGCCGGTGTTACCCGTTCGATCCCGGCGCAGTCCAACGACGAAGAAGTGATGGCGCGCCTGGACTATCAGCAGGGAAGGGAGCACTTCTTCCTTCGCTACTTCTACCAGGACGATCCGTATATCAACGCAAGCGGCGGCTCCAGCGTGCCGGAAGGTAATTGGTACAACGAGCCCGACCACGCCCAGTCGATCGGCGCAGACTGGGAACACACTTTCACTCCGAATCTTGTCAACCAACTCCGCTACTCTTTCCAGCAGACCTCGATCCTCTTCCAGGGCGGCGCGCAGCCGAACTGCACGGTAAACACACCTGACCAGTGCACAGCGAGCATCGGCTTTTCCGGCGACGTGACACCGACCAGCGAAAGCGATGGTCAGACTCCGGGCAAGATCGGCATGATGGGCTTCGGCTATGCGGACAATCTTCCCCAGGGCCGTACCGTGAAGGTGACCCAGGTACAGGACAATGCCACCTGGACCAGTGGCAAGCAGACCATCCTCTTCGGTGGCGAGTGGAGCTATCAGAACTCGCCCAACCCCTTCCTGCCTTACTACGAAGGCGCGATGACCTTCTCGGGTTCTTCTACCGATCCCACCAACCCGGTGATGAACAACTTCCTCGATGGCACAACGAGCGCTTTTACGCTGGCCAACGGCACCTTCACCACCAAGTTCACCGAGCCCGACTACGCTGCCTATATCCAGGATGACTGGAAGGCCACGCCGAACCTTACTCTGAACCTTGGCCTGCGCTACGAGTTCTTCACCCAGGCCATCAACCTGCTCCACGACGAAACAGTGAAGCGGGAAGAAAATGCGGCAACTGCTTTCTGGGATCAGAGCTTGCCGCTCTCCGTGCGTACTTATCCCTATACCAAGCCGGAATACAAGAACTTCCAGCCGCGCCTCGGTTTTGCTTATAGCCCAGAGAGCCTCAAGGACAAGGTTGTCGTCCGTGGCGGCTTTGCCATCAACTTCAACCCGGCTTTCTATAACATGTTCATCAATGCGGCATCCTCGTCGCCGGTTGTGAACAACGGCAGCATCACGGGTTGCGGCACCACCATCACCTGCTTGCCTTCCGGCGGCGTACTCGCATCTCAGGTCCGCGCACAGAATCTGCAGTACATTCCCACGGGTGGCAATCCCGGATCGCGTAACACCACCAACAACACCAGCGACTTCCGCAACCCCTACACGGAATCGTGGTATTTCGGTTTTGAGACTGCGCTCGGCAGCAGGGCTTCGCTCGATGTGAAGTATGTCGGCAACCATCAGGTCGCGAGCTTCCAGAGCATCGATGGCAATCCTTACCTGCTGGACATCAAGAACGAGTTTCCAGCGTATGCGAACATCGACCTCTGCACGGATGACACCCAGCCCGGTTATGGCCGTCCGGATTGCACCCATGCCAACGTGCGTACCCGCGATAACGGCGGTTTCGCCCTCTATAACTCGCTCCAGTTCCAGTTGCAGACCCACAAGTGGCACGGCCTGACGACCATTACCAACTACAGCTATAGCCGGACGATCGACAACACCTCGGATGTCTTCAGCACGTTTGCGGCCGGTAACTCGATCACCTTCTCTGAGAACCCGTTGAACCCGAACCAGCCGGAACGCGGCCTGAGCGGCGTATCGCTCAAGCACGTGGTATCGAGCGGCTTCCATTATGAACTGCCCTTCTTCGCGGAAGAGCATACTCTCGTGGCTAAGGCACTGGGTGGATGGATTCTGGGTGCCATCTACACCTTCAACACCGGTCAGCCGGGTACGCCGTATCAGTATGGCTTCTTCGGCGATGGTGCCGGCTACCAGAGCTACACGGACGATACCTCTTTCATGAACTGGCAGTTGAGTGGGTATGATGTGGCGCGTCCAGTGCTCTCAAACCCCAAGGCTCCCATCAACAAGGTCGGTATCTACGATGCGGATGGCTCGGTCTGCGGTGGCATCGGTTACTACAACTGGGCGGATTGCACGCCCGTCAGCTCGTCGCAGGTGCACTGGCTCCGCAATACGCAGGCGCTGGTGCAGCATCTCGGTGCGAAGTCTCCGTATATTGGCGTAGGCCGCAACACGGTCTTCTCCAAGGCGTGGTCGAACATGGACTTGAATCTCTTCAAGGAAGAGAAGGTGAACGAGAAGCTTCGCGTTCAGCTTCAGCTCATCATGTACAACGCACTTAACAACCAGAACCTCGGTACGCCGGATCTGGGCATCGACGACGTCAGCGATACCCCAAGCGGAAATACTTTCGAGGATTCCCGCTGGAGCTATGGTCACAACCGCAATACGCAGTTGGCGATCAAGTTCCTCTTCTAA
- a CDS encoding 23S rRNA (pseudouridine(1915)-N(3))-methyltransferase RlmH codes for MKLQFAAIGVRTRTPVDPLVEQYLGRIAPFAETDAPIFRSAAAFWENIDRQRARPLLVLLDSRGRQFSSEDFAAWLGRQRDEGQQRLAFAIGPADGWSGEERKRAGLLLSLGPMTLPHELARLLLCEQVYRAFTILSGHPYHTGH; via the coding sequence GTGAAGCTTCAGTTCGCCGCCATCGGTGTACGCACCCGCACCCCGGTCGATCCGCTCGTCGAGCAGTATCTCGGCCGCATTGCCCCCTTTGCCGAAACCGATGCCCCCATCTTTCGCTCGGCCGCGGCCTTCTGGGAAAACATCGACCGCCAGCGAGCCCGGCCATTGCTGGTGCTGCTCGATAGCCGAGGCCGCCAGTTTTCGTCGGAAGACTTTGCTGCCTGGCTTGGCCGCCAGCGTGACGAAGGTCAGCAACGCCTCGCCTTTGCCATCGGACCGGCGGATGGCTGGTCGGGAGAGGAACGCAAACGCGCCGGCCTCCTGCTCTCACTGGGGCCCATGACGCTGCCTCATGAACTGGCGCGGCTCCTGCTCTGCGAGCAGGTTTATCGCGCATTTACAATCCTCTCTGGGCATCCGTACCACACCGGCCATTAA
- a CDS encoding OsmC family protein, whose amino-acid sequence MMVSIALEYQGQLHCKAVHGPSGTELTTDAPKDNQGRGESFSPTDLVATALGSCMLTVMGIMARTLEVDIAGATATVEKSMATEGIRRIGQLAVKIRVPGEFTEEQREKLERAAHTCPVHKSLHPDVQMPIEFVWG is encoded by the coding sequence ATGATGGTTTCAATTGCACTGGAGTACCAGGGACAGCTGCACTGCAAGGCCGTGCATGGCCCCAGCGGCACCGAACTCACGACGGACGCGCCAAAGGACAATCAGGGACGCGGCGAGAGCTTTTCGCCGACCGACCTGGTCGCGACGGCGCTGGGCAGCTGCATGCTGACGGTGATGGGCATCATGGCGCGGACGCTCGAGGTGGATATCGCCGGCGCTACAGCGACCGTCGAAAAGAGCATGGCCACCGAGGGAATACGGCGGATTGGGCAGCTGGCGGTAAAGATCCGGGTTCCGGGCGAGTTTACCGAGGAACAGCGGGAGAAGCTGGAACGCGCCGCGCATACCTGCCCGGTGCACAAGAGCCTGCATCCGGATGTGCAGATGCCGATTGAGTTTGTGTGGGGGTAG
- a CDS encoding GNAT family N-acetyltransferase: MARAKPFRTGQTTPQRSRSVDLQRVTHGDKAELIAANLANRPYHEPWARPFTDDAGFHAWFARCVTGPNVSLLAREPRSGELIGVVNLNEIVMGAFRSCFVGYYGYERWSGQGYMTAALRAAATFAFRDLGLHRLEANIQPENLASIRLAQRAGFQKEGFSPRYLFLDGAWRDHEHWVLLNPELPHSSQLQA, encoded by the coding sequence GTGGCCAGGGCAAAACCATTCAGGACAGGACAGACCACTCCGCAACGCAGCCGGAGCGTCGATCTCCAACGCGTGACCCATGGCGATAAGGCCGAGCTCATCGCGGCCAATCTCGCCAATCGTCCCTATCACGAGCCATGGGCGCGGCCTTTTACCGACGATGCCGGCTTCCACGCGTGGTTTGCGCGCTGCGTCACCGGACCGAATGTCTCTTTGCTCGCGCGGGAGCCGCGCTCCGGAGAGCTTATCGGCGTTGTGAATCTGAATGAAATTGTGATGGGCGCTTTCCGCAGCTGCTTTGTCGGCTACTACGGTTACGAGCGCTGGAGCGGCCAGGGTTACATGACCGCGGCGCTGCGCGCCGCCGCCACATTTGCCTTCCGCGACCTCGGCCTGCACCGTCTCGAGGCAAATATCCAGCCAGAAAATCTGGCCTCTATCCGCCTCGCCCAGCGAGCCGGTTTTCAAAAAGAGGGCTTCTCGCCCCGCTATCTCTTTCTAGATGGCGCCTGGCGCGACCACGAGCACTGGGTACTGCTCAACCCTGAGCTACCCCACTCAAGCCAACTTCAGGCTTGA
- a CDS encoding NAD(P)/FAD-dependent oxidoreductase, with protein MSTYDVIVVGSGVAGMAACLHLARSGMRVLSLEADAGTDSPVGESLDWSSPDLLAALGLPMDQLIGEGIATYKRHVILRMPDGREQHYVPGEWLGRSPWNVNLATIHVDRQRLNRVLHELVAQAGVHTRVARIARVESADRRILALCTTSGERFEAPWFIDASGSAAALFPRHFRLPFREFGPQKVALWDYLTVSKSLEGTTLNADQPDCSYLEWVWQIPIHPQVISVGYVARAETIREQRRAGESLEAIFDRQLACFPELAEARKQQRQRGEPATLRTTTFRCRVHSESAGPNWLIVGESAAMVDPMTSNGVTAALRHAAEASSLILRARNRHELPGLGTWLYSRRIAALGLFFNSGIEQVIYDWPIRRRVGIARAGDIYTIPAWLMNLVYARMRPVGPIKTMLYTSATALMRRTLAIFYWFSKRKAPAKAVCTIP; from the coding sequence TTGAGCACTTACGACGTCATTGTGGTGGGCAGCGGTGTTGCCGGCATGGCGGCATGCCTGCACCTGGCGCGCAGCGGCATGCGCGTGCTCTCCCTCGAGGCCGATGCAGGCACGGATTCCCCCGTCGGAGAATCGCTGGATTGGTCCTCTCCTGACCTGCTCGCCGCGCTCGGCCTGCCTATGGATCAGCTGATCGGTGAGGGCATCGCCACCTACAAGCGGCACGTGATCCTGCGCATGCCCGACGGCCGCGAGCAACATTACGTCCCTGGAGAATGGCTGGGCCGCTCCCCCTGGAACGTCAACCTGGCTACCATCCACGTCGATCGGCAGCGCCTCAACCGCGTCCTGCATGAGCTCGTAGCGCAGGCCGGGGTCCATACCCGCGTCGCGCGGATCGCTCGCGTGGAAAGCGCAGATCGGCGCATCCTGGCCCTGTGCACTACCTCCGGGGAACGCTTTGAGGCTCCGTGGTTCATCGATGCCTCGGGCTCGGCTGCCGCGCTCTTTCCCCGGCATTTCCGTCTTCCCTTTCGCGAATTCGGCCCACAGAAGGTCGCCCTCTGGGACTACCTGACGGTCTCGAAGTCGCTGGAAGGCACCACGCTGAACGCCGATCAACCCGACTGCTCCTACCTCGAATGGGTCTGGCAGATTCCCATCCATCCGCAAGTCATCAGCGTGGGCTACGTGGCACGCGCGGAGACCATCCGCGAGCAACGCCGGGCCGGAGAATCCCTGGAAGCCATCTTCGATCGGCAGTTGGCCTGCTTTCCTGAATTGGCCGAAGCCCGGAAACAGCAGCGCCAAAGGGGAGAACCGGCTACGCTGCGCACCACCACCTTCCGCTGCCGCGTGCACAGCGAGTCCGCTGGTCCCAACTGGCTGATTGTCGGCGAATCCGCCGCCATGGTCGATCCCATGACCTCGAATGGCGTGACCGCCGCACTGCGCCATGCCGCCGAAGCCTCCAGCCTGATCCTTCGTGCCCGAAACCGCCACGAGCTGCCCGGCCTCGGCACATGGCTCTACAGCCGGCGCATCGCCGCGCTCGGCCTCTTCTTCAATAGCGGTATTGAGCAGGTGATTTATGACTGGCCCATCCGCCGCCGCGTCGGCATCGCCCGCGCAGGCGATATCTATACCATCCCCGCCTGGCTCATGAACCTGGTCTACGCCCGTATGCGCCCGGTTGGCCCAATCAAAACGATGCTCTATACCTCTGCCACTGCGCTGATGCGCAGGACACTGGCCATTTTTTACTGGTTTTCGAAAAGGAAGGCACCCGCCAAAGCTGTATGTACCATTCCCTGA
- a CDS encoding MFS transporter, with amino-acid sequence MRENAAKWALAALFLIDGFGFGLWAVHVPVFKQRLALGNGELSLVLFGLVLGSIVSMPLVGQLIARIGSRTVARVVALSYGLILAAMGMVDSFVMLVVCAVLYGAAKGAFDVTVNTQAIAVERHFGKSIMSPLQGCWSLGGLLGAGASSLSLRHGASLLLDLGGGGLLMVAATLLALPWLIQEPAEERAAAANEGRFRLPDTGTLRLAVIAFFGLFAEGAVGDWAAVFLRSNLGVSLSLAAAGYATYAVAMAGARFSGHWLLRWLSPAQALAASGGLLALGFGATVTLHHWAAALVGLVLTGFGMANIVPVVFTAVARTTKIGAGPAISAVSTVGYFGFLAGPPLIGWVAVHIGLEKALGLVVLSGVAVAFGPLLMARQPDREREQDAVPVA; translated from the coding sequence ATGCGGGAAAACGCAGCAAAGTGGGCGCTGGCAGCGCTGTTTCTCATCGACGGCTTCGGCTTTGGGCTGTGGGCCGTGCACGTGCCGGTCTTCAAGCAGCGGCTGGCGCTGGGAAACGGCGAACTGAGCCTGGTGCTCTTCGGGCTGGTGCTCGGCTCGATTGTGAGCATGCCGCTGGTGGGGCAGTTGATTGCACGGATAGGCAGCCGGACGGTGGCGCGAGTGGTGGCGCTGAGCTACGGACTGATCCTGGCGGCGATGGGCATGGTGGACAGCTTCGTCATGCTGGTGGTGTGCGCTGTGCTGTATGGCGCGGCCAAGGGCGCCTTCGACGTGACCGTGAACACGCAGGCCATTGCCGTCGAACGCCACTTCGGCAAATCGATCATGAGCCCGCTGCAGGGCTGCTGGAGTCTCGGCGGACTCCTTGGCGCCGGTGCGTCGAGCCTTTCGCTGCGGCATGGTGCATCGCTGCTTCTCGATCTGGGCGGAGGGGGATTGCTGATGGTCGCAGCCACGCTGCTGGCTCTGCCGTGGCTGATCCAGGAGCCGGCAGAAGAGAGAGCAGCGGCTGCGAACGAGGGCCGTTTCCGGCTGCCGGATACAGGCACGCTGCGCCTTGCGGTGATTGCCTTCTTCGGGCTTTTTGCCGAGGGCGCGGTGGGCGACTGGGCGGCGGTCTTCCTGCGCTCGAACCTGGGTGTGAGCCTTTCGCTTGCGGCGGCAGGTTATGCAACCTATGCCGTCGCCATGGCAGGAGCACGTTTCAGTGGACATTGGCTGCTGCGCTGGCTCTCACCGGCACAGGCGCTGGCTGCGAGCGGTGGTTTGCTGGCGCTGGGCTTTGGCGCAACGGTGACGCTGCATCATTGGGCCGCTGCGCTGGTGGGTCTGGTGCTGACAGGGTTCGGTATGGCGAATATCGTGCCGGTGGTCTTCACCGCGGTGGCGCGGACGACGAAGATCGGCGCCGGTCCTGCGATCTCGGCCGTCTCCACGGTGGGATACTTCGGCTTTCTCGCCGGTCCGCCTCTGATCGGCTGGGTTGCGGTCCATATCGGTCTCGAAAAGGCACTGGGACTGGTGGTTCTTTCCGGCGTAGCGGTCGCCTTCGGCCCGTTGTTGATGGCGCGGCAGCCGGACCGCGAACGCGAACAGGATGCGGTGCCGGTAGCCTGA